In a genomic window of Sarcophilus harrisii chromosome 4, mSarHar1.11, whole genome shotgun sequence:
- the EFNA1 gene encoding ephrin-A1, with protein MELLWVPLLGLCCSLASADRHTVFWNSSNPKFQNEDYTVHVQLNDYLDIICPHYEDESVAPDSMERYTLYLVEHEEYQECQPQSKEQVRWQCNQPNARHGPEKLSEKFQRFTPFTLGKEFKEGHSYYYISKPLHHHGDQCLRLKVTVGGKITHSPQVDASSQNENRLPADDANVQVLHSVGHSAAPRTFPIAWVVLLLPLILLHTP; from the exons ATGGAGTTACTGTGGGTTCCCCTCTTGGGCTTATGTTGCAGTTTGGCCTCCGCTGACCGACACACCGTCTTCTGGAACAGCTCAAACCCCAA ATTTCAGAATGAAGATTACACAGTCCATGTCCAACTAAATGATTACTTGGACATCATCTGTCCACATTATGAGGATGAGTCTGTGGCTCCAGATTCCATGGAGCGTTATACACTGTATCTAGTGGAGCATGAGGAATATCAAGAGTGCCAGCCTCAATCCAAGGAACAAGTTCGATGGCAATGTAACCAGCCCAATGCCCGGCATGGTCCTGAGAAGTTATCTGAGAAGTTCCAACGATTTACCCCCTTTACTTTGGGAAAGGAATTCAAAGAAGGACACAGCTACTACTATATTT CCAAACCCCTTCATCACCATGGCGACCAGTGCCTGAGATTGAAAGTGACTGTCGGTGGCAAAATCA CTCACAGTCCCCAGGTGGATGCCAGTTCACAGAATGAGAATCGACTTCCAGCAG atGATGCAAATGTCCAGGTCCTGCATAGTGTTGGACACAGTGCTGCCCCTCGGACCTTTCCAATTGCCTGGGTTGTGCTGCTTCTGCCCCTCATACTGCTTCATACCCCCTGA